A segment of the Yersinia rochesterensis genome:
TTATCGCGAAATATCCACTGTTAAGCACCTCTGACAAAGGTTGCGTGCGGCCAATCGTTTCGCCATCGACTAAATCAACACCGATATCAATTAACTTACTGAGGGTCGGCGGTAATTCTGCCGGGCCAGCCAGTGTGGCGATATTCGCCCGTTGTGCTGTGCCGTTAATGATGGATATCAGAACCTCATCCATTTGATTTGTATGAATATTGGAAATTAAATTGCTGTTAAATTTCAGATAATCAATGGTATGCGCCGCTAATAATTCAAAATCATTCAGGTTATGGCCAAACTCTTTCACAATAAGTTTACAGCCTAGTAGTTGCAGTTTGGCGAGGAAATTACCAATCGCAAACGGATATTGCAGCAATGTGGCTTCATCGACCATCCAATAGAGACTTTGTGGTGGCAAGGGGGTCTGTGGTAGCAATGTGAGCAGTGACTGGCGGAAATCTTCTTTGAGCAGAGCCACTTCCGACAGCGGGATAGCCAGTGCCAGCCCTTTACGCTGTAGTGCTGGGGCGTGCTCCACTAACAGTTGCTCGCAGACCCAATGGTCGATTTCCGGCTGCAAATTATACAATACCGCCGCTTCCTCAAAGGCAGACTGGCTAACGGCAATATCTTGTGGCCGATTAATCTCGAAACTGACCTGATAGAAGCAGACCGATAGCGGCGTTTTCGGTGGCGCTGTCGGGGTCATCTGTAGCGATAATTGATTTTCACGGAGAATACTTTCGACATCTTCTCGGCTGAGTAGCCCGTGCTGGCGGGCTAGCAGCTGTTTTTGTCGTGGCTGGTAGAGATAAACCTGACCGCGCCCACTGTGCTTGGCGGTATAACAGGCGATGTCAGCTTGCGCCATAATCTCACTGCGCTGACTGTTGTTGCTGCTGATTTGCGTGACGCCAGCACTGGCACCAATACGGTACAGTTTATCTTCCCAGTAGAAATGATAGTCATTGATCATGGATACCAGACTTTGGGTAATGGCTTTGGCGTGAGATAGGGTGCAATTAAGCATCAGTAAACCGAATTCATCGCCCCCCAGTCGTGCGACACAGTCACTATTGCGTAAATGTTGACGCATTAACTGACTAAGTTCTTTGAGCAGTGCATCTCCAGCTGGGTGCCCGGCGGTGTCGTTAACAGCTTTAAAATAATCCAGATCCAAGAAAGCCAGCGCGTGTTGTTGGTTAGAATCGACACTTTTCTGGATAGCCGCTTTTAATTTATTGTCGAAATTAGCGCGGTTTGGCAAGCCGGTGAGATTATCATGTGACGCGCTGTGGCTGAGTTTGCGTATCATTGCGCGCGATTCGCCGACATCCTGGAACACCAAAACTACCCCAACAATAGTGCCTTCCAGCGTTTTCAGTGGGGCGACAGACTCCTGAATGTCGTAATAATGTCCGTCGCGATGATGTAATACCATCGACTCATTCAGCGAGGAGTAAGGGCGATGGGTGAGACAATGTTCTATTGGATTATCAATTTCCGGCCCATCAACGCCGTCGGTTAGCTTAATAATATGATGCACGGGCTGACCCAGCGCGATGGTATTAGCCCAACCGGTCATTTTCTCCGCGACCGGGTTCATAAAGGTGATATTCATATCCTGATCAGTACAGACCACCGCCTCGCCGATGGAGTCCAGAGTGATATGCAGCCGCTCTTTTTCTTCATGCAGCGCTTCGGTCAGATTTCTGATTTCGGTCATATCCAGCGTGGTGCCCATCAGGCGCAGAATATCGCCATTTTTGTCGCAAATCATATTGGCCTGATTGCGTAAATGAACAATATCGCCATTCGGTAACAATAATCTGAATTCGAGCCGGTAGGGCTTGCGTTGATTGAGTGCAGCGCTGTATTCACGATTAACGCGGTTAATATCATCAGGGTGAATGTATTGCTGCCAAACATCATTATCAACTGGGGTGTTGAGCGGGACATGATAAAGCTCATACATTCGCTTATCCCAACTGATCTGCTGCTTTCTGATATCCAATTCCCAGATACCAATTCCGCCGGCCTCGTTCGCCAGCGTAATGCGCTCCATCAGGCGGCGGTTAACGATTTCGCTCTTTTTCAGGTCATTAATATCTTCGACCTGTGAAATGTAATAAAGCGGCTGTTGCTCATGGTCGCGTACCACGCTCACCACCAACAGCGCCCACACCACCTCGCCATCACTGCGGATATAGCGTTTTTCCATCGAATAACTGGGAATGCGACCATGGTATAGATCCTCGAGCAATTTCAAGTCGGCGGAGAGATCTTCCGGGTGAGTTATTTGCTGAAAATTCAGGGTGAGCAAGGTTTCTTGGCGGTAACCCAATAATTTGCACAGCGCTTGATTGACCTGCATCCATTTACCTTCCGGCGACACCAATGCCATGCCGATGGCCGAGTATTCCATGGCATTACGAAAGCGGTTTTCACTTTCAATAATATGTTTTTTTTCCATGCGAAAGGCGTGCATCACCATGGCCATGGCGTGCGGAGGAATCAGCACCATCAATAATGGAATAAAAGAAAATGCCTGAACGGATAGTTTGGCGTCCGCCTGAAGGGTAAATAGGTTGAAGTTGATCATCATTGCAATCAGCAATGTGGCCAGAAAACAGAGAGTAAAAGTCTCAAAACGGGGTAAGCGGATAGATGTCCAGATCAGCGCCATAATAACGAAAGTAAAAGGATAAGGCATATAAATCAGGCTGATATAACAAGCGGTCAGCGAGACTATCATTATCCACGTCATATCAAACAGCGCTTTGGTTTTGGTCGCGAGATTGAAATAACCCCGGCGATAAAGCAGGCCAACCGGGCCTAAAGCCAACATGCCGATAGCTTCGGACATAAACCACACTGTCAGCACTTGGGTAAAGCTGCCGTTTTGCGGCGCTAAATACCAAGCTGCTGCTAATCCGCTGATTAGAGGAACCAAAATCACAGCACAAAGGGCGAATTTGAGCCAACTAAAAAGGTTATTAAGGGGGTCTTTGGGTTGCAAAAGTTTACGCAGTAACCACGCGCCAGCAGCCGACTCCGCGAGGTTGATGAATGTCAGTGGCAGGGGGAACCCACTGATGCCATATAAAATAAAATTAGCGGCAACAATACATATTCCGGCGGCTAATAATTGCCACGACCAATAGCGTGTTGGGAGGTGGAATAACGCTACGACCAATACGGCGGTCGGGAACCATAACGGAGCCAGGTTTTCTGATTGCTCAGAAAGGCGGATACAAAAAAGTGCGAGCAAAAACACCACTATGCTGATGATAGTAATGTGAATAAT
Coding sequences within it:
- a CDS encoding diguanylate cyclase; this encodes MDLSAAEKPAPDNKAIIHITIISIVVFLLALFCIRLSEQSENLAPLWFPTAVLVVALFHLPTRYWSWQLLAAGICIVAANFILYGISGFPLPLTFINLAESAAGAWLLRKLLQPKDPLNNLFSWLKFALCAVILVPLISGLAAAWYLAPQNGSFTQVLTVWFMSEAIGMLALGPVGLLYRRGYFNLATKTKALFDMTWIMIVSLTACYISLIYMPYPFTFVIMALIWTSIRLPRFETFTLCFLATLLIAMMINFNLFTLQADAKLSVQAFSFIPLLMVLIPPHAMAMVMHAFRMEKKHIIESENRFRNAMEYSAIGMALVSPEGKWMQVNQALCKLLGYRQETLLTLNFQQITHPEDLSADLKLLEDLYHGRIPSYSMEKRYIRSDGEVVWALLVVSVVRDHEQQPLYYISQVEDINDLKKSEIVNRRLMERITLANEAGGIGIWELDIRKQQISWDKRMYELYHVPLNTPVDNDVWQQYIHPDDINRVNREYSAALNQRKPYRLEFRLLLPNGDIVHLRNQANMICDKNGDILRLMGTTLDMTEIRNLTEALHEEKERLHITLDSIGEAVVCTDQDMNITFMNPVAEKMTGWANTIALGQPVHHIIKLTDGVDGPEIDNPIEHCLTHRPYSSLNESMVLHHRDGHYYDIQESVAPLKTLEGTIVGVVLVFQDVGESRAMIRKLSHSASHDNLTGLPNRANFDNKLKAAIQKSVDSNQQHALAFLDLDYFKAVNDTAGHPAGDALLKELSQLMRQHLRNSDCVARLGGDEFGLLMLNCTLSHAKAITQSLVSMINDYHFYWEDKLYRIGASAGVTQISSNNSQRSEIMAQADIACYTAKHSGRGQVYLYQPRQKQLLARQHGLLSREDVESILRENQLSLQMTPTAPPKTPLSVCFYQVSFEINRPQDIAVSQSAFEEAAVLYNLQPEIDHWVCEQLLVEHAPALQRKGLALAIPLSEVALLKEDFRQSLLTLLPQTPLPPQSLYWMVDEATLLQYPFAIGNFLAKLQLLGCKLIVKEFGHNLNDFELLAAHTIDYLKFNSNLISNIHTNQMDEVLISIINGTAQRANIATLAGPAELPPTLSKLIDIGVDLVDGETIGRTQPLSEVLNSGYFAIK